One Caloranaerobacter sp. TR13 genomic region harbors:
- a CDS encoding MOSC domain-containing protein: MKSIGKVVAINISEKKGVIKTPIPEGIFKENFGLVGDAHAGKWHRQVSLLGVESIEKMKKIGIKGLCSGKFAENITTEGIKLYELPVGTKLKIGETIQEVTQIGKECHSGCAITKEVGQCVMPKEGIFTKVLKGGKIKVGDAIEVLY; encoded by the coding sequence ATGAAAAGTATAGGAAAAGTAGTAGCTATAAATATAAGCGAGAAGAAAGGTGTAATAAAAACGCCTATACCTGAAGGTATTTTTAAAGAAAACTTTGGGTTAGTTGGAGATGCTCATGCAGGAAAATGGCACAGACAAGTTAGCTTGCTTGGGGTGGAGAGCATTGAAAAGATGAAAAAAATAGGAATAAAAGGGCTGTGTAGTGGAAAGTTTGCTGAAAATATTACTACTGAAGGAATAAAACTTTATGAATTACCTGTAGGGACTAAGTTGAAAATTGGAGAAACGATACAAGAAGTAACCCAGATTGGCAAGGAGTGTCATTCGGGTTGTGCTATAACAAAAGAAGTTGGACAATGTGTAATGCCTAAAGAAGGTATATTTACAAAAGTTCTAAAAGGCGGCAAGATAAAGGTAGGAGATGCAATTGAAGTTCTATATTAA
- a CDS encoding formate/nitrite transporter family protein, which translates to MQKRILTPPEIAQATINAGIKKANLPTLQMILLGIFAGIFIGFGAQADITVMQTLKNIDVGLMKFMGAAVFPVGLMLVVIAGAELFTGNNLMTLALMDKRIKLNQMLKNWFFVYLGNFIGSILLAVVVVKSGFYKVDAPATQLAVKIATGKVGLTFSQAFFRAILCNMLVVLAVWLATGATDVISKIFACWFPIMLFVLSGYEHSVANMYFISLGKFLGAQVTWGQIWIKNLIPVTLGNIVGGAIIVPVVYYLAYVVPAKGKEKEKAKA; encoded by the coding sequence ATGCAAAAGAGAATATTGACACCACCAGAAATAGCACAAGCTACTATTAATGCTGGTATAAAAAAGGCTAATTTACCAACTTTACAAATGATTTTATTAGGTATTTTTGCAGGTATTTTTATAGGTTTTGGTGCACAGGCTGATATTACAGTTATGCAAACATTAAAAAATATTGATGTTGGACTTATGAAATTTATGGGGGCTGCAGTATTCCCTGTAGGACTTATGTTAGTTGTAATAGCAGGGGCTGAATTGTTCACAGGCAACAATCTTATGACATTAGCTTTAATGGATAAAAGAATTAAATTAAATCAAATGTTGAAAAACTGGTTTTTTGTTTATTTAGGAAACTTTATTGGATCAATATTATTAGCTGTAGTTGTAGTTAAATCTGGTTTTTATAAAGTAGATGCTCCAGCAACTCAACTAGCTGTGAAGATTGCTACTGGAAAAGTTGGTTTGACATTTAGCCAAGCTTTCTTTAGAGCAATTTTATGTAATATGTTAGTTGTATTAGCTGTTTGGTTAGCAACAGGAGCTACTGATGTAATATCTAAAATATTTGCTTGTTGGTTCCCAATAATGCTATTTGTTTTATCAGGATATGAGCATAGTGTAGCTAACATGTATTTTATTTCTTTAGGTAAATTTTTAGGAGCTCAAGTTACTTGGGGACAAATTTGGATCAAGAACTTAATTCCTGTTACTTTAGGTAATATTGTTGGCGGAGCTATTATTGTTCCTGTTGTATATTATCTAGCTTACGTAGTGCCAGCTAAAGGAAAAGAAAAAGAAAAAGCTAAGGCTTAA
- the moaC gene encoding cyclic pyranopterin monophosphate synthase MoaC, whose amino-acid sequence MEFTHFNDKGLAHMVEISSKDDTKRTAIAKGKISMKKETINLIKEGLIKKGNVLSVAQIGGIMGAKRTSDMIPMCHNIFITGADIRFNILDNAIEIESEVKTIGKTGVEMEALMAVSIAALTIYDMCKAVDKDMVISDIMLVKKTGGKSGDYSRY is encoded by the coding sequence ATGGAATTTACACATTTTAATGATAAAGGTTTAGCACATATGGTAGAAATAAGCAGTAAGGATGATACTAAACGAACAGCAATTGCTAAAGGTAAGATTAGTATGAAAAAAGAAACTATCAATTTAATAAAAGAAGGTCTTATAAAAAAAGGTAATGTACTTTCAGTTGCACAGATTGGCGGTATAATGGGAGCGAAAAGAACGAGTGATATGATACCCATGTGTCATAATATATTCATTACTGGAGCTGATATAAGATTTAATATTCTAGATAATGCAATTGAAATTGAGTCAGAAGTCAAGACTATTGGAAAAACAGGTGTCGAAATGGAAGCTCTTATGGCAGTTTCTATAGCAGCACTTACTATATATGATATGTGCAAAGCAGTAGATAAGGATATGGTGATTAGTGATATTATGCTTGTAAAGAAAACTGGCGGTAAGTCTGGGGATTATAGTAGGTATTAA
- the moaA gene encoding GTP 3',8-cyclase MoaA: MKDSFDREINYLRLSVTDLCNLRCRYCMPKNGICKLSHEDVLRIEELLEIVKVFESLGIQKVRLTGGEPLIRRGIIELVESIAKLEGIKDLAITTNGILLKKYAKSLKDAGLNRVNISIDTLRENKFSYITRGGKLKDVLEGIEAAKKVGLSPIKLNIVLIDGFNEDEIEDFAKITLTERIDVRFIELMPIGQVRDFAIEKFINNKIVLEKIPDLIRIPNSELHSPAVYYKIPNSKGRIGFINPISCKFCDSCNKVRVTSQGKLKLCLHSNEEIDLKTPLRQGKNLRDIICEKVKNKPLSHNLEDGTCINKNMVQIGG; encoded by the coding sequence ATGAAAGACTCTTTTGATAGAGAAATAAACTATTTAAGGTTATCTGTTACAGATTTATGCAATTTAAGGTGTAGATACTGTATGCCTAAAAATGGTATATGTAAATTATCACATGAAGATGTATTAAGAATCGAAGAATTGCTAGAAATAGTTAAAGTTTTTGAATCTTTAGGTATACAAAAAGTTAGGTTAACTGGAGGAGAGCCATTAATAAGAAGAGGGATAATAGAGCTAGTTGAAAGTATAGCAAAATTAGAAGGCATTAAAGATTTAGCTATTACTACTAATGGTATTTTACTCAAAAAATACGCAAAGTCTTTAAAAGATGCAGGATTAAATAGAGTAAATATAAGCATAGATACTTTAAGAGAAAATAAATTTTCGTATATAACTCGTGGAGGCAAACTAAAAGATGTACTAGAGGGGATTGAAGCAGCAAAAAAAGTAGGATTATCACCTATTAAATTAAATATTGTCTTAATAGACGGATTTAATGAAGATGAAATAGAAGATTTTGCAAAAATAACTTTAACTGAACGTATAGATGTAAGATTTATTGAATTAATGCCGATAGGACAAGTGAGAGATTTTGCTATTGAAAAGTTTATAAATAACAAAATAGTACTTGAAAAAATCCCTGATTTAATAAGGATTCCTAATTCAGAGCTGCATTCACCAGCAGTTTATTATAAAATACCAAATTCTAAAGGTAGAATTGGTTTTATTAATCCGATTTCTTGTAAATTTTGTGATTCATGCAATAAAGTAAGAGTTACATCTCAGGGCAAATTAAAGCTTTGTTTACATTCAAATGAAGAAATTGATCTAAAAACTCCTTTAAGGCAAGGTAAGAACTTAAGAGACATAATATGTGAAAAAGTAAAAAATAAACCCCTATCACATAATTTAGAAGATGGTACTTGTATAAATAAGAATATGGTTCAAATAGGAGGTTAA
- a CDS encoding carbonic anhydrase: MQILEKILEDNKKYVRAKRERGQDKPISSHAQKEVLIFTCMDTRLVGLVEEAMGFKRGEVKVLKNAGNSIRDNCDDVIRSISLGTIMMGLKEVFVVGHKDCGMVKQSLEDIKRKMLERGIPREAIDSVDFANWTGIIEDEKENVIKVVKKIKSSPFIPKDVKVHGFLIDPNSGELEVIINDNE; this comes from the coding sequence ATGCAAATTTTAGAAAAGATACTTGAGGATAATAAAAAATATGTTAGAGCAAAAAGAGAAAGAGGACAAGATAAACCAATAAGTTCACATGCGCAGAAAGAAGTACTTATTTTTACATGTATGGACACAAGATTAGTTGGATTAGTTGAAGAAGCAATGGGCTTTAAAAGAGGAGAAGTAAAGGTTCTTAAAAATGCTGGTAACAGTATTAGGGATAATTGTGATGATGTCATAAGAAGTATTTCTTTAGGAACGATTATGATGGGGTTAAAGGAAGTTTTTGTAGTAGGCCATAAGGATTGTGGTATGGTGAAGCAGAGTTTAGAGGATATAAAAAGAAAGATGTTAGAAAGAGGAATTCCTAGAGAAGCTATAGATTCGGTTGATTTTGCAAATTGGACAGGTATAATAGAAGATGAAAAGGAAAACGTAATCAAGGTAGTTAAAAAAATAAAAAGTTCGCCGTTTATACCTAAGGATGTTAAGGTTCATGGTTTTCTAATTGACCCAAATAGTGGTGAATTAGAAGTTATAATAAATGATAATGAATAG